One Coffea arabica cultivar ET-39 chromosome 5e, Coffea Arabica ET-39 HiFi, whole genome shotgun sequence DNA segment encodes these proteins:
- the LOC113743357 gene encoding protein trichome birefringence-like 43, with product MGSSSPPVPAAYAAALGALVLLSLFNHAVKVQGESNKKVGRQETEGCDIFQGSWIRDDSYPSYEYTQCPFIEKAFNCQNNGRTDNEYLKYRWQPKNCNVSRFDGKEFLSRFKGKSIMFVGDSLSLNQWQSLTCMLHSAVPQAPYKLKRIGTLSNFTFPTYGVSIMYSRNALLVDVIRENDRRVLKLNSVASSSKTWEKMDMLIFDTWHWWLHTGRKQPWDIIEYNKVLYQNMDRLHAYEIALNTWASWVESRVDPRRTKIFFQGVSPDHDRFAGLPFDCERWRQPLIYPGVRSKPQVVLEKVLQPLSKRVNLLDIYSLSKLRIDGHPSVYGSGGHRGMDCTHWCLPGIPDTWNQLLFAALT from the exons ATGGGTAGCTCTTCTCCGCCAGTACCTGCAGCTTATGCTGCTGCACTCGGTGCACTGGTTCTACTATCATTATTCAATCATGCAGTAAAAGTACAAGGAGAGTCCAATAAGAAAGTTGGCCGACAGGAAACTGAGGGCTGTGATATCTTCCAAGGGAGTTGGATTCGTGATGATTCATATCCAAGTTATGAGTATACTCAGtgtcccttcattgagaaagcgtTCAATTGCCAAAACAATGGTAGAACTGACAACGAATACCTCAAATATAGATGGCAGCCCAAAAATTGCAACGTATCAAG GTTCGATGGGAAAGAGTTCTTGTCAAGATTCAAGGGAAAAAGTATAATGTTTGTAGGAGATTCACTGAGTCTTAACCAGTGGCAATCTCTGACATGCATGCTTCATTCAGCAGTGCCACAAGCTCCCTACAAGTTAAAGAGGATTGGTACTCTTTCCAATTTCACTTTCCCG ACATATGGTGTTTCGATAATGTACTCGCGCAACGCGCTTTTGGTCGACGTAATTAGAGAGAATGACCGGCGGGTTCTGAAATTGAATTCCGTGGCTTCTTCGAGTAAAACATGGGAAAAAATGGATATGCTCATCTTCGACACTTGGCATTGGTGGCTTCACACTGGGAGGAAACAACC TTGGGATATTATTGAATACAACAAGGTTTTATATCAAAACATGGATCGTTTGCATGCATATGAAATTGCTCTAAATACATGGGCAAGTTGGGTCGAGTCACGAGTAGATCCAAGGAGAACAAAGATTTTCTTTCAAGGAGTTTCACCAGATCATGATAG GTTTGCTGGTCTACCATTCGACTGTGAAAGATGGAGACAGCCATTAATATACCCAGGAGTACGCAGTAAACCGCAAGTGGTGTTGGAGAAAGTTTTGCAGCCACTTTCGAAACGGGTTAATTTGCTAGATATATATAGCTTGTCAAAACTCAGAATAGATGGCCACCCTTCTGTCTACGGCTCTGGAGGGCACAGGGGGATGGATTGCACCCATTGGTGTCTACCGGGAATCCCTGATACTTGGAACCAACTCCTATTTGCAGCCCTCACTTGA
- the LOC113687616 gene encoding protein trichome birefringence-like 43 encodes MGGFLLTAIVGAAALLLLSSILIHARETGTINGCDFFQGSWILDDSYPLYDTTQCPFIENEFDCQKNGRPDKDYLKYRWQPDSCNLTRFDGQNFLSNYRGKLLMFVGDSLSLNQWQSLTCMLHIAVPEAPYKLERIQDLSKFTFPTYNVSILFSRKAFLVDIRNEENLRVLKLDSISASKTWEGIDTLMFNSWHWWLHTGSKQGWDVIQYKNVLYKDMNRLLAYEKALNTWARWVKSRVDASKTKIIFQGVSSDHATFAGPSGNCGGEKEPIKDPGEAHPAETVLERALKGLSKPVYLFNRTRLSKVREDAHPSFSFYLFLSFSFSFLSFSFLSSPLLLLLPSPSPFPVTSPLSPTSSTSVSTASGAKQALNNAGKSESRITKIAS; translated from the exons ATGGGCGGTTTTCTTCTAACTGCAATTGTTGGTGCTGCTGCTCTTCTACTTTTATCATCAATCTTGATCCATGCTAGGGAGACGGGCACCATTAATGGCTGTGATTTCTTCCAAGGGAGTTGGATTCTTGATGATTCATATCCTCTTTATGATACGACACAGTGTCCTTTCATTGAGAATGAGTTTGATTGCCAAAAGAATGGTCGACCGGACAAAGACTATCTCAAATATAGATGGCAGCCCGACAGCTGCAACTTAACAAG GTTTGATGGTCAAAACTTTTTGTCAAATTACAGAGGGAAGCTTCTAATGTTTGTAGGAGATTCTCTAAGTCTAAACCAATGGCAGTCTCTCACATGCATGCTTCATATAGCAGTGCCAGAAGCTCCATACAAATTAGAGAGGATTCAAGACCTCTCCAAGTTCACTTTTCCA ACATACAATGTTTCGATCTTGTTCTCCCGCAAAGCATTTTTGGTTGAtataagaaatgaagaaaacttGCGGGTTCTGAAGCTAGACTCCATTAGTGCTAGTAAAACATGGGAAGGAATTGATACGCTCATGTTCAACTCTTGGCATTGGTGGCTTCATACTGGAAGCAAACAAGG TTGGGACGTTATTCAGTACAAGAATGTTTTGTACAAGGATATGAATCGTCTGCTTGCCTATGAAAAAGCTCTAAATACATGGGCCAGATGGGTAAAATCTCGGGTAGATGCATCAAAAACCAAGATCATATTTCAGGGAGTTTCTTCAGATCATGCAAC TTTTGCGGGTCCAAGTGGAAATTGTGGAGGAGAGAAGGAGCCAATTAAAGATCCAGGAGAAGCTCATCCAGCAGAAACTGTGCTGGAGAGAGCTTTGAAAGGGTTGAGTAAACCAGTTTATTTGTTCAATAGAACTAGATTGTCAAAAGTCAGAGAAGATGCCcatccttccttttctttttatctttttctttctttttctttttctttcctttctttttcttttctttcctctcctcttcttcttcttcttccttccccctctCCCTTCCCCGTTACCTCTCCTTTGTCTCCCACCTCCAGCACCTCCGTCAGCACCGCCtct GGTGCCAAACAGGCCCTTAATAATGCTGGAAAGTCAGAATCTAGAATCACCAAAATTGCCTCTTAG